The following coding sequences lie in one Sinorhizobium fredii USDA 257 genomic window:
- a CDS encoding bifunctional metallophosphatase/5'-nucleotidase, whose product MTKYMRTGLITASLLALSSGAAFADYELNILHINDLHSRIESINKFDSTCSAEEEGKNECFGGVARLKTLIDQKRQELTGKNVLLLNAGDNFQGSLFFTTYKGTVEAEFLNLMKFDAMTVGNHEFDEAEDGLASFLDKVTFPVVTANVLPSHKSKIGDRIKPSLVLDVGREKIGIVGAVANDTPELSSPGPDILIGEDVATITSAIEEIKKQGVDKIIALTHVGYPRDLAAIAKIPDVDVVVGGHSHSLLSNTDEKAEGPYPTMVDNPGGYKVPVVQAGSYSKYLGDLVVTFDDNGVVKAAKGDPILVDSSIKPDEAVVSRVKELAKPIEELRSKVVAKTEAPIDGSRENCRAKECEMGSLVADAMLDRVKGQGVTIAVTNGGGLRASIDAGDVTMGEVITVLPFQNTVATFQLKGADIRAALENGVSQVEEGGGRFPQVAGLKFSFDRSKPAGSRVVSVEVKEGDAFKPLEPEKTYSLVSNNFMRGGGDGYAVFKAKGENAYDYGPGLETVLADYLAAHQPFKPYTDDRISEVAAAAGTTTSEPVAETKPAESAAAAPAPKPSAETATPAGGPQKHVIARGDTLWDLAESFYGNGFEWKKIAAANGDPEPRALHIGRELEIPAK is encoded by the coding sequence TCACCGCATCGCTTCTCGCCCTTTCATCGGGCGCCGCCTTCGCCGATTACGAATTGAACATCCTGCATATCAACGATCTTCACTCGCGCATCGAGTCAATCAACAAATTCGATTCGACCTGCTCGGCCGAGGAGGAGGGCAAGAACGAGTGCTTTGGCGGCGTCGCCCGCCTGAAGACGCTGATCGACCAGAAGCGCCAGGAACTCACCGGCAAGAACGTGCTTCTGCTCAATGCCGGCGACAACTTTCAAGGATCGCTGTTCTTCACGACCTACAAGGGCACCGTCGAAGCGGAATTCCTTAACCTCATGAAGTTCGACGCGATGACCGTTGGCAACCATGAGTTCGACGAAGCCGAGGACGGACTCGCAAGCTTCCTCGACAAGGTCACCTTCCCCGTCGTGACCGCCAACGTGCTGCCGAGCCACAAGTCGAAGATCGGCGACCGGATCAAGCCGTCGCTCGTGCTGGACGTCGGCCGCGAGAAGATCGGCATTGTCGGCGCCGTCGCCAACGACACGCCGGAACTCTCTTCGCCTGGGCCCGACATCCTGATCGGCGAGGACGTGGCGACGATCACCAGCGCGATCGAGGAGATCAAGAAACAGGGTGTCGACAAGATCATCGCGCTCACCCATGTCGGCTATCCGCGCGACCTTGCGGCCATCGCGAAAATCCCGGATGTGGATGTCGTGGTCGGCGGCCATTCCCATAGCCTTCTTTCCAACACCGACGAAAAGGCCGAGGGGCCCTATCCGACGATGGTCGACAACCCGGGCGGCTACAAGGTGCCGGTGGTCCAGGCGGGTTCCTACAGCAAGTATCTCGGTGACCTCGTCGTCACCTTCGACGACAATGGCGTGGTCAAGGCCGCAAAGGGCGATCCGATCCTTGTCGACTCCTCGATCAAGCCGGACGAAGCCGTGGTCTCGCGCGTCAAGGAGCTTGCCAAGCCGATCGAGGAGCTGAGGTCCAAGGTCGTCGCCAAGACGGAAGCGCCGATCGACGGATCGCGCGAGAATTGCCGCGCGAAGGAATGCGAAATGGGCAGCCTCGTCGCCGACGCCATGCTGGATCGCGTCAAGGGCCAGGGTGTGACGATCGCCGTCACCAATGGCGGCGGCCTCAGGGCCTCGATCGACGCCGGCGACGTGACGATGGGCGAGGTGATCACGGTGCTGCCCTTCCAGAACACCGTCGCGACGTTTCAGCTGAAAGGCGCCGATATTCGCGCAGCGCTGGAGAACGGCGTGAGCCAGGTCGAGGAAGGCGGCGGTCGCTTCCCGCAGGTGGCCGGCCTCAAGTTTTCCTTCGATCGTTCGAAGCCGGCCGGCAGCCGGGTGGTTTCGGTCGAAGTGAAGGAGGGCGACGCCTTCAAGCCGCTCGAGCCGGAAAAGACCTATTCGCTCGTCAGCAACAACTTCATGCGCGGCGGCGGCGACGGTTACGCCGTCTTCAAGGCCAAGGGCGAAAACGCCTATGACTACGGCCCGGGTCTGGAAACGGTGCTGGCCGACTATCTCGCCGCTCATCAACCATTCAAGCCCTATACGGACGATCGCATCTCCGAGGTCGCCGCTGCGGCCGGCACGACGACGTCGGAACCGGTTGCGGAAACCAAGCCGGCCGAGAGCGCTGCCGCCGCACCTGCGCCAAAGCCCTCGGCCGAAACGGCGACGCCCGCCGGCGGTCCGCAGAAGCACGTGATCGCCAGGGGCGACACGCTCTGGGATCTCGCCGAGTCCTTCTACGGCAACGGCTTCGAGTGGAAGAAGATCGCGGCGGCCAACGGTGACCCCGAGCCGCGGGCGCTGCACATCGGGCGGGAACTGGAGATTCCGGCGAAGTAA
- the hemH gene encoding ferrochelatase yields the protein MKSGKVGVLLVNLGTPDGTDYTSMRRYLREFLSDRRVIEWSRLFWYPILYGIVLNTRPQKVGKAYELIWNKELNESWLRTYTRNQAALMAETFAGHPHVIVDWAMRYGQPSIASRMEALQKQGCDRILVFPLYPQYAAATTATVNDKAFEALLKMRWQPALRTAPPYHDDPVYIDALAASIERHLATLDWRPDVVLASFHGIPKSYFELGDPYYCQCQKTARLLRDKLGWSKERLQVTFQSRFGPEEWLQPYTDATVEKLAKEGVKRIAVINPGFVSDCLETLEEIAGQAAESFHHNGGEKFTHIPCLNDGPEGMAVLNHVVRRELEGWL from the coding sequence GTGAAATCGGGGAAAGTCGGTGTCCTGCTGGTCAATCTCGGCACGCCGGACGGCACCGATTACACCTCCATGCGCCGCTACCTGCGTGAATTCCTGAGCGACAGGCGCGTCATCGAGTGGTCGCGTCTCTTCTGGTATCCCATCCTCTACGGCATCGTCCTCAACACACGGCCGCAGAAGGTCGGCAAGGCCTATGAGCTGATCTGGAACAAGGAACTGAACGAAAGCTGGCTGCGCACCTATACCCGCAACCAGGCGGCGCTGATGGCTGAGACGTTTGCCGGTCATCCGCACGTCATCGTCGATTGGGCGATGCGCTACGGCCAGCCGTCGATTGCCTCGCGCATGGAGGCGCTGCAAAAACAAGGCTGCGACCGCATCCTCGTATTTCCGCTCTACCCGCAATATGCGGCGGCGACGACCGCCACGGTCAACGACAAGGCCTTCGAGGCCCTGTTGAAGATGCGCTGGCAGCCGGCGCTGCGAACCGCTCCGCCCTATCACGACGATCCGGTCTATATCGATGCGCTCGCCGCCTCGATCGAGCGCCACCTGGCGACCCTCGACTGGCGGCCGGACGTGGTCCTGGCGTCGTTCCACGGCATCCCGAAGAGCTATTTCGAGCTCGGCGATCCCTATTATTGCCAGTGCCAGAAGACGGCGCGGCTGCTGCGCGACAAGCTCGGCTGGTCGAAGGAGAGGCTGCAGGTGACGTTCCAGTCCCGCTTCGGCCCGGAGGAATGGCTGCAGCCCTATACGGACGCGACGGTCGAGAAGCTCGCCAAGGAGGGCGTCAAACGCATCGCCGTCATCAATCCCGGCTTCGTTTCCGACTGTCTGGAAACGCTCGAGGAGATCGCCGGCCAGGCAGCCGAAAGCTTCCACCACAATGGTGGAGAGAAATTCACCCACATCCCCTGCCTGAACGACGGCCCCGAGGGCATGGCAGTGCTGAACCACGTCGTGCGCCGCGAACTCGAGGGCTGGTTGTAG
- a CDS encoding glutaminase, with amino-acid sequence MELLDPFFDPQSSYVSTGSLPPSDHVARLVTQAHERFGSVTLGQNSQVYPALARVPNNLFGICVVSVDGRVFAVGDAEHEFTIMIVSKPFIFALICDVIGATGARERIGVNATGYAFNSIAGIERNAEGRSNPMVNVCARAPDAASSAR; translated from the coding sequence ATGGAGCTACTGGACCCCTTCTTTGACCCTCAGAGCTCCTATGTCTCGACAGGGAGCCTTCCGCCGTCCGATCACGTCGCACGTCTGGTAACGCAAGCCCACGAACGCTTCGGGTCAGTCACTCTGGGGCAGAACTCCCAAGTGTATCCGGCGCTTGCCCGCGTTCCGAACAATCTGTTCGGAATTTGCGTCGTGAGCGTGGATGGGCGCGTGTTTGCGGTCGGAGATGCGGAACACGAATTCACCATCATGATCGTGTCCAAGCCGTTCATCTTTGCATTGATCTGCGATGTGATCGGCGCAACCGGCGCGCGTGAGCGGATTGGCGTCAATGCGACCGGCTACGCATTCAACTCTATTGCCGGCATCGAGCGCAACGCGGAAGGACGCAGCAATCCGATGGTCAATGTCTGCGCTCGAGCTCCAGATGCTGCGTCGTCAGCACGATGA
- a CDS encoding LytS/YhcK type 5TM receptor domain-containing protein, whose translation MAGVASISSILLAVEFSPGIHMDLRFAPLALAGMFGGPIAAALSAPLASIFRVGLGGIAATDRVVAIVAVTGMGLSVNLIMKKRSPGLLHVIVLGTAVGSLLTVLMAVLPTLSKVHAWTALGLPMAGMNWAAIIVCGFIVLTTQHLELERRH comes from the coding sequence ATGGCGGGCGTTGCATCGATCAGCTCGATCCTGCTCGCCGTGGAATTCAGTCCCGGCATCCATATGGACCTGCGCTTCGCGCCGCTGGCGCTTGCCGGCATGTTCGGCGGACCGATCGCCGCGGCGCTCAGCGCACCTCTAGCGAGTATTTTCCGTGTGGGGCTCGGCGGCATTGCCGCTACCGATCGAGTGGTGGCGATCGTGGCCGTCACCGGCATGGGCCTGAGCGTCAATCTCATCATGAAGAAGAGATCGCCGGGGCTTCTGCACGTCATCGTGCTCGGCACGGCGGTGGGCAGTCTCCTGACCGTGCTGATGGCGGTGCTGCCCACCCTGTCGAAGGTTCATGCCTGGACGGCGCTCGGCCTGCCGATGGCTGGGATGAACTGGGCGGCGATCATCGTCTGCGGTTTCATCGTGCTGACGACGCAGCATCTGGAGCTCGAGCGCAGACATTGA
- a CDS encoding SPFH domain-containing protein: MGGLDYAVIALVVLVFFTLFAGVKTVPQGYRYTIERFGRYIRTIDPGLNFIIPYFDRIGAKMNVMEQVLDVPTQEVITKDNASVSADAVAFYQVLNPAQAAYQVSNLENALLNLTMTNIRSVMGSMDLDELLSNRDTINDRLLRVVDEAANPWGIKITRVEIKDIAPPTDLVEAMARQMKAEREKRAQVLEAEGSRNAQILRAEGAKQSAILEAEGQREAAYREAEARERLAEAEAKATRVVSEAIAAGDVQAINYFVAQKYTEALASIGTANNQKIVLMPMEASSLIGSLGGIGAIAREVFGDGQAPGPSRPRQSTPRTGPASGPVENA; this comes from the coding sequence GTGGGCGGCTTGGATTACGCGGTCATTGCGCTTGTCGTACTTGTCTTCTTCACGCTTTTCGCCGGCGTCAAGACCGTCCCGCAGGGCTACCGCTACACGATCGAGCGCTTCGGCCGCTACATCAGGACCATAGACCCCGGATTGAACTTCATCATTCCCTATTTCGATCGCATCGGCGCCAAGATGAACGTGATGGAGCAGGTGCTCGACGTGCCGACCCAGGAGGTCATCACCAAGGACAATGCCAGCGTATCGGCTGACGCCGTCGCCTTCTATCAGGTGCTGAACCCCGCCCAGGCCGCCTATCAGGTCTCCAATCTCGAGAACGCCCTTCTCAACCTGACAATGACCAATATCCGCTCGGTCATGGGGTCGATGGATCTCGACGAATTGCTCTCCAACCGCGATACGATCAACGACCGGCTGCTCCGCGTCGTCGACGAGGCCGCCAATCCATGGGGCATCAAGATCACCCGTGTCGAGATCAAGGATATCGCCCCGCCGACCGACTTGGTCGAGGCCATGGCCCGGCAGATGAAGGCCGAGCGCGAGAAACGCGCACAGGTGCTCGAAGCCGAAGGCAGCCGGAATGCGCAGATCCTGCGCGCCGAAGGCGCGAAGCAGTCGGCGATACTCGAGGCGGAGGGCCAACGGGAAGCGGCGTATCGCGAGGCGGAAGCGCGTGAGCGACTGGCGGAAGCGGAGGCCAAGGCGACCCGGGTCGTCTCGGAAGCAATCGCCGCAGGCGACGTGCAGGCCATCAACTATTTCGTCGCGCAGAAATACACCGAGGCTTTGGCCTCTATCGGTACCGCGAACAACCAGAAGATCGTGCTGATGCCGATGGAGGCATCCTCGCTGATCGGCTCGCTCGGCGGCATCGGTGCGATCGCCAGGGAAGTGTTCGGCGACGGTCAGGCGCCCGGCCCCTCCCGCCCCCGTCAGTCGACGCCGCGCACTGGCCCCGCGTCCGGCCCCGTCGAGAACGCATGA